GTGTTAAACCAATTACATAATCGGTTTTATCTTTTAATTCGTTGTAAGATTTCTTTGCTTCTTCAAAAACATCGGTATAGGTTACATAACTTTTAGGATTTGATGGAATACAAACACTTATAAACCCTAAATTAATAATATGATCTCCCACTGTAATTCTTTTAGTAAAGGTTGGGTTTAGAGACTTTTTGCTCCCATTGACTACTTTATGAAATGGAACATTCTCACCATTTACATTATGGTATACGTTAGACGAAATCCAATCAAAATTACTTTCATTAATTCTTTTTTGTAGGTTTTCATAACTCAAATCAAATTCATGATTTCCAAAGGCAACTACATCAAAATTCATGGCGTTCATGACTTCAACCATTTGTTTACCTCGGACTCTTTCACCATTGACCTTAATGGTTCCTAATAAAGATGGATTCAGGAAATCTCCAGCTAGAACTAATAATGTATTCGGATCTTCTTTAAGAACTTCTTGATGAATTGTTTCCACTCTTGCCATTCCTCCAAATTTCCCTCCTTGAATAGGTGAAATCTCATATACATCATTAAGCTGAATTATTGTAAAGTATAGCTTATTTGAATCTTTTACGAACTGATATGGAGAAATATCTTGAGCATTCTTATCATCAGAAGGCTTACAAGAAATAATAAATAATAATGTTAAAAGTAGAAGTGCAGTTTTTTTGAAGAAATTCATAGCAAAGGCTAAATTCTATTGGTACTTGCGAATATTTTTTCTAATTACTTTTCTGTAGTATACTAATTCTTCAAATTGGTAGAAGAAATTGATTTTCTTTTCTGCAATAGTTTCAGGATTCTCAATCTTGTCTCCTAATACAAAAGCCGTCCAACTTTCGGCAATATCCTCTTCTGGACTCTCAGCGGCGTAATCAGTTAAAAAATCAGTATAATTATCTTTGTAAAGACCGTATAACTTCTCTAAACAACTTTTTTGTTCCGTAACACAAAAATTACGTTGAATGTAATCCCATTCTTTTAATAATCCACCACCCCAAAACTCTTCGACAAACTTATTGATGTAACTATTTTTTACAGCTACACCTTCAATTGTAACATAAGGTTCACCCTTTTCCTGCTCTCTTTTCTTAGTAGGTTTGATTTGGGTGTGATTTAATGTTAATAAATGTCCAAACTCGTGAACTAGTGTATAAATTGATTGGTGAATTCTTGTTTCATCCTTACTTGTAAAATCTACATCAATAGGATCAAGAACTAATTGCCATTCATTATTCTTATCGTTTAGCGCGCCTAATGCTCCAGTTTTTTCATCTTCACCGTCAGTCATTAAGACTAACTTTTTAATATATCGTTGTGTAATTCTTTTTGGAAACATGTTGTAGAAAATGTTCCAATTATATCGAGCGATGTTAGTTTCTTCGTCGTTATTTTCAATAAATATTCCGTTCTTAATCTCCCATGAACCAAGCGTAACATCAGTATTCGCCGGTGGATCTGGGTGGACTATAGCTCCTAAGAAGAATAATATTAAAAATTTAATTTTCATTACGCAATAGTATTAAAAACTTCTAACGCTTTATTATAAGCACTTTCAAAACTCAACGGCTTAGTATTCGTATTTATTTTGTTAGTAGTAAAATAAGACAACATTTTTTCTGTTGGCATATTTCCCGTTAACTCATCCTTAGCCATTGGGCACCCTCCGTATCCCTTAATTGCTCCGTCGAACCTTCTACACCCAGCTTTAAAGGCACTATCAACCTTTTCAAACCATTTATCTGGAGTTGTATGTAAATGAGCTCCAAACTCAATTTTTGGGTATTTAGGGATCAAACTTGAGAACAAATAATCTATCACCTCAGGTGTTGAACTACCTATGGTGTCAGACAAAGATACAATTTTAACTCCGTAATTTGCAAGTTTTTCTGTCCATTCTGCCACAATTTCAACGTTCCAAGGATCTCCATAAGGATTTCCGAAGCCCATTGATAAATAAGCAACTACTTCTTTATTATGTCTATTCGCAATATTTAATATATCTCTTAATATATCTACCGATTCTGCGATAGTTTTATGTGTATTCCTCATTTGGAAATTCTCTGAAATAGAAAAAGGATAACCTAAATAATCTATTTCTTCAAAAGCACAGGCATCATTAGCTCCTCTTACATTTGCAACAATAGCCAACAACTTGCTTCTAGTAGAAGTAAGATCAAGTAAACTTAAAACTTTATCAGTGTCTTTCATTTGGGGAATTGCTTTAGGAGATACAAAACTTCCAAAATCAATAGTATCAAATCCTACATTTAACAAGGAATTAATATACTTTGCTTTTAGCTCTGATGGAATAAAATGACTTTTTATTCCTTGCATTGCATCTCTTGGGCATTCTATTAACTTTACTTCTTCAATCATTATGCCAAATATAGGAGATATTTTAATATTTTTAAATTATCAATAGGTCAGTTTACTAACAATTTTATTAAGATTTTAAAAATAAAAAAATAAAAAGTGTAACATCTCGAAAATTGAAATGTCTTTACCATAGAAAAGTATTTTTTGAAAGCTGAAAAACTAAATATAGATCAACTAATCGAACGCTGTAAAAAAAGAGACAAAGCAGCTCAAATGCAATTGTATAGGCAATATTACAAGGCTATGTACAATACAGCGTTTCGAATATTAAAAGACGAATTCGAAGCTGAAGATTTAATGCAAGAAGCATTCTTAACAGCGTTTACGAAGTTGAGTACTTTTAAAGGTGAAGTTGCTTTTGGAGCATGGTTAAAAAGAATAGTAATCAATAAAAGTTTAACACAACTGAAAAAGAATAATAGATATTCAGAAGTAAAAATGGAAGTGGTTACAGATAATGATTCTGTTGTAGACGTTGAAATTAACTATGAAGTTTTAGGTGTAAGAAATATTTTAAACACAATAAACAGTTTAAAAGACAATTATAGAATAATTTTGAACCTTCATTTAATAGAAGGTTACGATAATGAAGAAATAGCAGAGATTTTGAGTTATACTAACGAAAATGTAAGAACTACTATTTCTAGAGCAAA
This genomic window from Tenacibaculum sp. 190524A05c contains:
- a CDS encoding hydroxymethylglutaryl-CoA lyase; its protein translation is MIEEVKLIECPRDAMQGIKSHFIPSELKAKYINSLLNVGFDTIDFGSFVSPKAIPQMKDTDKVLSLLDLTSTRSKLLAIVANVRGANDACAFEEIDYLGYPFSISENFQMRNTHKTIAESVDILRDILNIANRHNKEVVAYLSMGFGNPYGDPWNVEIVAEWTEKLANYGVKIVSLSDTIGSSTPEVIDYLFSSLIPKYPKIEFGAHLHTTPDKWFEKVDSAFKAGCRRFDGAIKGYGGCPMAKDELTGNMPTEKMLSYFTTNKINTNTKPLSFESAYNKALEVFNTIA
- a CDS encoding RNA polymerase sigma factor, which translates into the protein MKAEKLNIDQLIERCKKRDKAAQMQLYRQYYKAMYNTAFRILKDEFEAEDLMQEAFLTAFTKLSTFKGEVAFGAWLKRIVINKSLTQLKKNNRYSEVKMEVVTDNDSVVDVEINYEVLGVRNILNTINSLKDNYRIILNLHLIEGYDNEEIAEILSYTNENVRTTISRAKKKLQQILLKENPKISMYGR